Part of the Grus americana isolate bGruAme1 chromosome 12, bGruAme1.mat, whole genome shotgun sequence genome is shown below.
caagcaggtccccgaagaggccaaagtctgctctcctgaagtcaagggtagtgagcttgctttGTTCCCTGAGTTGAGCAAATCATTAAAGTAAACAGTAGCAGTATAGCCCAGCAAAGGGTATCTTGGTTTATTGTATAATTTTTGGACCTTTCTTTGTGGTAAACTGTTTAGGCAGTAGACTGTGTAGACAAGAAGTGTGAGTCTTGGAGGGGCTGTGTGTGTACACAGAGGTGTGTGTGTGAACCTACAAATGACAGAGTATTTTGTCTCAAGTCACGATCCCTTTCCACTTGCAGGTACCTTTAAGGATTTGTCCCTTTGCCTGTGGGAAATTGTCTGGCAGTAAGGCAAGACTGTGGGAATTTGGCTAATTTGTACTTACATGGTTGAAATGCAGCAAAGTTGTCACTGAGCTCTCAACACATTCCATCTCCATTTCACTATTGTCTTTCTAGCCTATGAGCTCTTCATAGTGGCTTCTGAGACACTGAGTGTGtgtagctgtgaaaaaaaattgttagcaATATTAAAAACACTTGCTATAAAGcttatcttttaaattattataattcAGTGTGCTTTtcctaactttttttcttgctttgtgcAGGACTTTGTTTCTGGGTAAAGAATGCAGACTATAAAGTGCGTAGTTGTTGGAGATGGCGCTGTGGGAAAAACTTGTCTTCTCATCAGTTATACCACCAATGCCTTCCCAGAAGAGTACATCCCTACTGTGTTTGACAACTACAGTGCCCAAATGACTGTTGATGGCCGGACAGTTAGCCTGAATCTCTGGGATACTGCAGGTCAGGAAGAATATGACCGCCTGCGCACGCTCTCGTATCCTCAAACCAATGTATTTGTTATCTGTTTCTCCATTGGTAGCCCCTCTTCCTATGCAAATGTGAGGCACAAATGGCATCCTGAAGTTTCTCACCACTGTCCAAATGTTCCCATTCTTTTAGTGGGCACAAAGAGAGACTTGAGAAATGACCTGGAAACAGTTAAAAAGTTGAAAGAGCAAAGCTTGGCTCCTACTACCCCGCAGCAGGGGACTTCGCTGGCTAAACAAATTGGAGCAGTCAAATACTTGGAGTGCTCAGCGTTGAATCAAGAGGGTGTTCGGGAGGTGTTTGCTGAAGCTGTGCGTGCAGTTCTGTATCCTGTGACAAAGAAGAACGCAAGAAAATGTGTCTTGTTGTAGTTACCTCGGATGATGGCTGTTCGAAGTTGAATATTGACTGGAATCTTGGAGGGCTCTTTAATGAGTTAAATTGAAGATTTGCATCTTGCACTAACAGCTCTAAGCAGAAATGGTTTATGCAATGAATATTCTTGCAGTCTTACTGCTTCAGGGAAACTGAAACAgaacaggttgttttttttccaactgaGAGGTCAAATatcaactttatttttaaagttccaGTCTCCAGCTTCTCCAGGGATCACTTGGCTTCTGTCCTTATTTagtggaggaaaataaaagaagggaCTTCTTTGAAACCAGACTTATTTACTAGATAGCCATGAGTTACTAGATTTGCTGAAAAGCACAAATTCTGATAACTTTGCTTTAAGcatagctgctgcttttcccatcCCTTATTTACTGACTGAATTTGTTTTACAAAGAGAAGTCTGGCCATCCAGTTGTTTTAATTTGTCAATTTAAAGCTTGAAAACAATTTGTTTACATGCAAAAATGCCTGAAATATTACTGAGATTCACCTTATATGTATAAGGCATGTTTAATGCAATGAGCAAGACCCAGGGAACACCTGcaatgatttttattaatagaaaCAGGAGCTGATTTCTCCTAATGTAAGGAACTTAGGATAATGATGAATCACTCAAATGAGTGATTTTCATACTTTGGAATTGGAGAAGTGGAAGAGTAGTATAGATGCAAGTCTTCCATAATCTTCTAAActgagtttttattttactctccAAAGAGACTTTGCACCCTGAGACTAAAGTTAGCAGTTAGCTTCTTGGACTGACTGAAGTAGTTGGGTTGACACTTctcaaaatgagattttcagtGTGATCCCTTTGACAAATCCCAGAAACTTCATAGCAGCCCCTTTGCTCTTCAGGAATTCATTGCTTCACTTCTAAATGTTCTTGGAGCCACCACCTGAGATTTTTACAGcaaattcctttgtttttctgggaGAACACTGACAGAAAATTTGGAGGTTCTATTTACAGGAACCAGGAACTCTCGTTTCTTCCTGACAACTCACTGATAATTTCAGTTAAACTTGTAATGGTTAGCCAATCACTGGATAGGTTTACCTAGgcaattttcttctctctagtATGGGATCAGTTATTATGAACTCTTTTAACTGAAGTTCTATTTACAtacttttaaactttctttagCAGCTCCAGCGAGTGGCAgctggcttttattttcaggatgTGCACTGTTCTTCatgtgtgattctgtgacaagCTGAGGAGTGAGTGCATGAAACCTTCCTTAGACTTAACCTTACAGCTTGGTGGTATGAAAGCAGCATGCTTCAAAGATACTTTGTGTGAAATAAATGGTGCTGGACTGGGCTTTGTTGTCTGAAGTTGACAGTGCTGTCTTTGTCCAGATGCAGCTTCAATTGGTAATTCAGAACTTCCTTTCTTATGATTCCCACACTTGCAAAACTGCACTGGTGTATATCCTGGGCAgaaaaaaagcctcattttaGCAAGATAACAGAAAACACATCAACAGGGTTATTGGGGATCTTGTGTTAATTTGACCTTGCTTTATCTGATATGGGCAAAAATACCAGGTGGatggaaatatttgtatttgtgCCCTAATTTCCCTCTTTGAAGAGGATGTGCCTTTCTTCAGCTGGTGTAACTGATACTACACTAACTGCAATTTTTGTATATCTGAGTTATGCTCATACTGATACTGCTTTAGCAAATTGCAATCCATAGATTATAAACTGCAGTTAATCTAAATACTGGTATATGTGGCTAGTGAACCAAGTTCCAAATGTTGTCTCATCACAAGCAACACCAAAAGACTCACTATGCATGATGCTTGCAGAAGCCTAGAGACTCTGCATACTTTTCTTCACCAAGTGCTATTGTCTGGAGTGTCTTTGCATCTTTTGCACTCGGAGTGCTGTTCCAGATGTGGCTACTACCACAGTGCCCTGCAGGATGTTAAGAGCATAGGAGTATTTCAGTGAGGTAACTTCTACCTACCACGTTCTGCCTTTACTTTAGTAGTAGGCCTTTAGTGTGGGCTTGACTTGCAGGCAGCAATTAACTCTGTGCCTTGTAATTCAAGATTATGTTCTGTAGGTAAATTTCAGTAACCAAGTAAATAGTTTatcatgtttaaaatgtatttattaaagcCAGTGCacatgttggtgtttttttaaatgctagtcAGGCCTAAATCAACTGTCTAGTTACCCTGGTGCAAGCCCATAACCTTTGCTTTGTTCAGAGATGTACTTAAAGCTTGTGATATGTTTGGACTGCTCTTAAATAGACCTAATTTCAACAACAGgcacctccttttttttttcttttgctacatATATTTGCAATTTTCTACTGAAGCTactactgttttaaaaagtttttactttttttacatACTGatatcttttatttctgcatcttttgtGGTTATTCCTAACTTGATTACAGTAGTTTTGTGGAGGAGAAATTCTGTGAGCAAGTATTATTACACACACCCCATTCCTGTAGGCTCACAGAGCAGCCATCCTACTGGTGttaactggaacagagtatgGTAAGATAAAATTCACCTACTCAATCAATTTATTTGAATTGACTACATTATGCTAGAACTTTTTATTCCCATGTAAATTACTTCTTAAATGGATTGCACAACAGTACTGAGGAGAATAACATAATAGTGatgaaaatgagcagaaagTGAACTTTGAACACCATCAAAAACTTTTTACTGACTTTAGAGTACCTCATTAATAGTCATTTAGATGCTTTGTATTTCTGTCGTTTTGTGCCAGGAGCAAAAGTCCTGCCAGCTGGtttcctccagcctctgctttTCATGAGAATGAGCTTCAGGAGCACACAGATCCAATGAACTTTTCCATTCAGTGGGCATTCTCAATTTGCGatctccccccgcccccttttttcccccctacaaTTTGTGGTGCATGTTATTGTAAGTAGTCCAGTGCTTCAGTCTACAATCCATTCTGTTCCTCCCAcgtgtttgtggggttttttttttggtttggttgtgggggttttttgtttgtttggttgttggtttttttttcctgtgggcaGGTAACAAATACAGACTTCACACAATCCCATGGCTGGATTTTGTCTGTTTTCGGGAGATCAGAAAATCCAGGTTAAGCTGTGCAGGTTTCCCAAACTGTTCAAGATTCCTCAGTTTGTTACTGAATAGAAACACAGGGTGTATGTCTTAATTCACAGAAGAGACTCTCTATGAAGAGACCAATTTTAATCTTTCAGTTTGTGAATGATTTCCAAAATACTTCagtggtttttggttggttggttgggttttttttttgtttggttgggtttttggggttttttgggtttttttaaatatagctgtAGCCATCCACAGGGAGCTGAGCAGTTCAGGAATTCTGTGTCCAAAGGATGTTACGAGGCATGCATAGATGCGTAAGTGTTTTCTCCAGTTTGCAGCTGTAGCTATTTCTATGAAATTTAAACTAGAAGAGCGTCACCATGCTCTGTCTCTGAGTGCTAAACCTTCCTCTGTAGAAACCTCGGTGCTGCTTGGGCTGACCCCAAGAAGCGGATGGATCTCACGGGGGTCCTGACCCCCcaggtgggctgcaggggccgcCTTTCAGCAGTGGGAGCCCAAGACTGAAGTGTGGTACTGATACATACACTGGCAACTTGATATTATACTATAAAAGAATTTGTATTACAGCTAACagttttaaaggattttttttttaaattatgcgGTTTTAAGTTGTAATAAAACTTTTCTCATCTCTCTGTCTCTCGTATTAACTCACCCTGCTGTTTGTAACGCACCTGTTCTAAACGTAGTTCTTTCCTGTGGAAAGCCAGACCCCGTTTCTTAAATGCAATAAACGATTTTTTCGGTGAACGCCGGAGCCTCTGCTCTTCCTTGGGACATTGCGGGGTGGGGCCGCACGGGGGCGCTGTTTGCCGGGGCGGCTCCTTCAGCTCGCGGCCGGGTTCCGGTTCCGGTCGGTGCCGCCGCGATGTCAGACTCCGAGAGCGAGGAGGAGGCAGATGGCGGCCGCGCCGAGCCCTTCTTGCTGGCCGGGTTCCTCTTCGGTAACATCAATGAGGCGGGGCAGCTGGAAGGAGACAGCATCCTCGACAAGGTAGGGCTGTGGCGCGCCGGGGAGACGCCGCTTCGGCCCGAACTGGCCGGCGGCGCGCGCTGAGGGATGGGAGAGGAACCGGGGTCCGAGGCGGACCAGGGAGGAGGTGTTGGTGGGCCAGGCTCCGGCGAAGGCCCAGGGAAGTGCAGGTGGGGCAGGCTCCAGGACGGGACCGGGCAGGCGGCTAGGGGTCTCGGCCCGGCCTCGCTGGCGGAGCTAGCAAAGCCTCCCAGCAGAGACGTGGCTCTGGTCTCTCCAGGAATCCAAGAAGCACCTGGCCGGGCTGGGTGTGCTGGGACTGGGCAACCTGATCACTGAAATTACAGCCAGCGAGGAGGACAGCCCGGAGGCCGATGGAGCCCACCTGGATGAGGAAGGTTAGGCACTGGGATACCTGCAGTTAAATGacagaggggctgcaggatcAGAGCTCTTACTGGGGAGGAAGAAATGCACCCAGGCCATCTAGGGCTGCGAGGAATATTGTGATGTTATCTGTTCCGAGGTCCTCTGGCAACGGACTTGCCTTCTCCTTCTTGCCAGAGTGAATCCCACATTATCTCTTGGTCACTTTTgcacttgttttctttaatttttttataagttTCTTTTTACTTGTCTTTCATTCCTCATAAATAATTTTACCCTGTGTTTTCCCCTGTGTTAAACAAGCCTATTTTGTGCATGTCTCTCTTATTTCTGAGCTTGTTGAACAGTTTCACTGAGTAAGTGAAAGGTGTTCTTTGTGCTAAGTTACTTACCAATCTTTAGGGGAAATTCAGAGCTCTTGGAGCTTTTGGTTGGaatgaggggaaaatactcAGTTGGGAGATGTTAATCAGATATTTTTGTTcctctaagaaaagaaaatataggaAAGGATTCATATGTACATAGTGAAGTCTGAAGTTAGTAATCTGTATCAGGATAAAGTTTTGAGTGACtagatttctttccttcataGGCTGGGTTAAGAGCACAGAAGATGCTGTTGATTATTCAGATATTAATGAAGTGGCAGAAGATGAGAGCCGTAGGTATAAGCAGGCaatgggcagcctgcagccagtTCAAAGACCAGGTAAATGGGATTAGTGTTACAGCTCAAGCTGTAGAAGGTATTTTGGGGCAATGGGCCTTGACAGTCTCTTATATGGGTGACGTGCCTTTCCGTTCCTTGCTTCAAGAACCCAATATAAGCTTTTGTGAAACTGTGTTCACTGGCTGAAGCCACTGCTTgatatcttcattttttaaggAGTCAGTTCCTCATTAGAGTCAAACTATactcagaagagaaaacagGATCGACCTTTTGCTCTGAGATCCCCTGCGGAGAATACCCAATACCTGCTCATATTTCTTCAACCTGTGTTCTTAGGAAGAGGGTTCTGCAGGAGGCCAGGTGCTTCTCAGGGATACTCAAAGATAGAGATAAGGTCCTGATCCCTTAAAGAGTCATTTCAATCTTACTATGTCTCTCCTGTTTTACCCTtgaattctttttctgaaatgacttTCTGCAGAAGGCACTCAGATTCTTTTGCTGGTCCCAGGTATCTGTCACATTTTCAAAACGTGCAGCTTTTCCCTTTTAGTAACTGCTAGTGCAAATGCTAAATCTTTGCATGTTCCTTAAAGCTGCCTTACACTTAACCTTTCTGTTGACTTATTGTGGTTAGTGGGGTGTAAAGGTGATTTGGGCTTTTTAACCAAAAAAGGTGATTTGGGCTTTTTGGGGGTATTTCTTACTTCTTTAGCAGCTTTATTTGCTCCGTGAAGTGTGAATAAGGGGAGATGATagcagaattttttaattttttttttttacagtgcttCAGTCATCTTTCTGtcagtttgccttttttcctccttcccgctctttcttaaatttaaatctTGCAAATGAGTTTGTGCAGGAAGCTGAACTAGTTACAAAACGAGAATCGTCTCCTTACTAATGAGAAGACCTGGTCTTCTCACCAGGTTGGGACAGGTATGAGTATAAATGGGAAGGGTGCCTGGTTCCCTTTTATTGTCTGCTTAATATGCAGTCTTGTCTCCTGACTGGTTAGATGAAGATGAGGATGATTATGATGCTGA
Proteins encoded:
- the LOC129211618 gene encoding rho-related GTP-binding protein RhoG-like; translated protein: MQTIKCVVVGDGAVGKTCLLISYTTNAFPEEYIPTVFDNYSAQMTVDGRTVSLNLWDTAGQEEYDRLRTLSYPQTNVFVICFSIGSPSSYANVRHKWHPEVSHHCPNVPILLVGTKRDLRNDLETVKKLKEQSLAPTTPQQGTSLAKQIGAVKYLECSALNQEGVREVFAEAVRAVLYPVTKKNARKCVLL